The Oscillospiraceae bacterium genome contains a region encoding:
- a CDS encoding citrate synthase, whose translation MAEISGYSRITPELEAMAAACLANSQIDKNDYVRYDVKRGLRDLNGTGVLAGLTEISEIVSSKTVNGEKQPCEGELYYRGYRIEDLTRDIARDKRFGFEETAYLLMFGQLPTNRQLQEFNEQLAFYRSLPTNFVRDVILKAPSKDMMNTLARCVLTMASYDDRPDDISLANVVRQCVDLIAIFPLISVYGYQAYNYYKNGSSLYIHAPRPDLSTAENILTLLRPDGSYTPLEAHILDLCLVLHAEHGGGNNSTFTTHVVTSSGTDTYSCMAAALASLKGPRHGGANIKVVEMFEDMKANIKDWHDEDEVRAYLQGLLNGEHFDHSGLIYGMGHAVYSISDPRATILKSFVDRLSQEKGLHEEYALYSAVERLAPEVIGAKRKIYKGVSANVDFYSGFVYKMLDLPTELFTPLFAIARVAGWSAHRMEELINMGKIIRPAYKAVMPHRDYLPMSQRD comes from the coding sequence ATGGCGGAAATTTCCGGATACTCCCGCATCACCCCCGAGCTGGAAGCAATGGCGGCTGCCTGCCTGGCCAACAGCCAGATCGACAAGAACGACTACGTGCGCTACGATGTAAAGCGCGGCCTGCGCGATCTGAACGGCACCGGCGTGCTGGCCGGTCTCACCGAGATCAGCGAGATCGTGAGCAGCAAAACGGTAAACGGCGAAAAGCAGCCCTGCGAAGGCGAATTGTACTACCGCGGCTACCGCATCGAGGATCTCACCCGCGATATTGCGCGGGACAAACGCTTTGGCTTTGAAGAGACCGCATATCTTCTGATGTTCGGCCAGCTGCCCACGAACCGGCAGCTGCAGGAATTCAACGAGCAGCTGGCGTTTTACCGCAGCCTGCCCACCAACTTTGTGCGGGACGTCATTTTGAAGGCCCCCAGCAAAGACATGATGAATACCCTGGCCCGGTGTGTGCTCACCATGGCCAGCTACGACGACCGGCCCGACGATATCTCCCTGGCCAACGTGGTGCGCCAGTGCGTCGACCTGATCGCCATCTTCCCCCTGATCTCGGTGTACGGCTACCAGGCCTACAACTACTACAAAAACGGCAGCAGCCTGTACATCCACGCCCCCCGGCCGGACCTCTCCACCGCCGAAAACATCCTCACCCTGCTGCGGCCGGACGGTTCTTACACCCCGCTGGAAGCCCACATTCTGGACCTGTGCCTGGTGCTTCATGCCGAGCACGGCGGCGGCAACAACTCCACCTTCACCACCCATGTGGTCACCAGCTCCGGCACCGATACTTACAGCTGCATGGCGGCCGCCCTGGCCAGCCTGAAAGGCCCCCGCCACGGCGGCGCGAACATCAAGGTGGTGGAAATGTTCGAGGACATGAAGGCCAACATCAAGGACTGGCACGACGAAGACGAGGTGCGTGCCTACCTGCAGGGCCTTTTGAACGGCGAGCACTTCGACCACAGCGGCCTGATCTACGGCATGGGCCACGCGGTGTATTCCATCAGCGACCCCCGGGCCACCATTCTCAAGAGCTTTGTGGACCGCCTTTCCCAGGAAAAGGGCCTGCACGAGGAATACGCCCTGTATTCTGCGGTGGAGCGCCTGGCGCCCGAGGTCATCGGCGCAAAGCGCAAGATCTACAAGGGCGTTTCCGCCAATGTGGACTTCTACAGCGGCTTTGTGTACAAAATGCTGGATCTGCCCACCGAGCTGTTCACCCCCCTGTTCGCCATTGCCCGGGTGGCCGGCTGGAGCGCCCACCGCATGGAAGAGCTCATCAACATGGGCAAAATCATCCGCCCGGCCTACAAGGCGGTCATGCCCCACCGGGATTACCTGCCCATGAGCCAGCGCGATTAA